One window of Syngnathus acus chromosome 16, fSynAcu1.2, whole genome shotgun sequence genomic DNA carries:
- the cited4b gene encoding cbp/p300-interacting transactivator 4b, with protein MAEHLMMPMNHGSAGTGLHAYRMGMNGLQAGHPQHGQQTAAAMRAMPGGQMMHYASAQAGMDMRQRQGMVAPGGPMSGAQMGHHHQMMYNGQQQHHMHQAQQQQQVQHQQQQQHTAQQNQFMNGGLTSQQLMASMQLQKLNTQYHGHPLGPMGGGGHMGGPPNQYRMNPAQLANMQHMAGPALALNGMDADMIDEEALTSLVMELGLDRVQELPELFLGQNEFDFISDFVSKQQPSTVSC; from the coding sequence ATGGCCGAGCACCTCATGATGCCCATGAATCACGGTTCGGCCGGCACCGGTCTTCACGCGTACCGGATGGGCATGAACGGCCTGCAGGCGGGCCACCCGCAGCACGGCCAGCAGACGGCAGCGGCCATGCGGGCCATGCCCGGTGGCCAGATGATGCACTACGCCAGCGCCCAGGCCGGCATGGACATGCGCCAACGGCAGGGCATGGTGGCCCCCGGCGGGCCAATGAGCGGAGCCCAAATGGGGCACCACCACCAGATGATGTACAacgggcagcagcagcaccacatGCACCAGgcccaacagcagcagcaggtccaacaccaacagcagcagcagcacacgGCCCAGCAGAACCAGTTCATGAACGGAGGCCTGACGTCGCAACAGCTCATGGCCAGCATGCAGCTCCAAAAACTCAACACGCAGTATCACGGACACCCGCTTGGGCCCatgggcggcggcggccacaTGGGCGGCCCACCCAACCAGTACCGCATGAACCCGGCCCAGCTGGCCAACATGCAGCACATGGCGGGCCCGGCGCTGGCGCTAAACGGCATGGACGCGGACATGATCGACGAGGAGGCGCTCACCTCGCTGGTGATGGAGCTCGGCCTGGACCGGGTCCAGGAGCTGCCGGAACTCTTCCTGGGCCAGAACGAGTTTGACTTCATCTCGGACTTTGTCAGCAAACAGCAGCCCAGCACAGTTAGCTGCTGA